The following proteins are co-located in the Cryptosporidium parvum Iowa II chromosome 6, whole genome shotgun sequence genome:
- a CDS encoding mitochondrial carrier protein MRS2 with 2 transmembrane domains (transcripts identified by EST), translating into MRSIPLKKEDNKDELYHGLRSPIGLTFLNGFAVSLACTPLDVIKNYWIYKDSNEVFNRGFYANKGLSLHKIPKNTNTLRIIRELYRYRGLRTFWTGLLPTMMFNIPSNIIFFNTYYYFLNAMGFSPGIAGIQARTITTLFVSPMEFIRTRVQAQIGDELFLNINRVGAKVNKHRSFLFDSKRYLNIYQLWSGLWITILRDVPFTAVYWTLTEKLRSRIVLQGETDSGPKKTLKLFSIAAFSGTVATLVSHPLDIVKTNIQTHSFNHSLLGKGQISPGRIVSSLFRRRGFQNFYTGVFPRILKIVPSCAISLSLFELCRK; encoded by the coding sequence ATGCGTAGTATACCTTTGAAAAAGGAGGATAATAAGGACGAGCTGTATCACGGACTTAGATCTCCGATTGGACTTACATTTTTGAATGGCTTTGCAGTGTCACTTGCATGCACTCCATTAGATGtgataaagaattattggATATACAAAGATTCGAATGAAGTTTTTAATCGTGGATTTTATGCAAATAAGGGCTTAAGCTTGCATAAAATTCCAAAGAATACTAACACATTGAGAATCATCCGAGAATTGTATAGATATAGAGGATTACGTACATTTTGGACAGGTCTGTTGCCAACAATGATGTTTAACATTCCTTCAAAcataatattctttaacaCCTACTACTATTTTCTTAATGCTATGGGATTCTCTCCAGGTATTGCTGGAATCCAAGCAAGAACAATTACAACCCTATTCGTTTCTCCAATGGAATTCATTAGGACTCGAGTTCAAGCTCAAATAGGTGATGAGTTATTtcttaatataaatagagTTGGAGCTAAGGTGAATAAGCATAGATCCTTCctttttgattcaaaaagatACTTGAATATCTATCAATTGTGGTCAGGTCTATGGATTACAATTCTGAGGGATGTGCCATTTACAGCAGTCTACTGGACTTTAACCGAGAAGCTGAGAAGTAGGATAGTTTTGCAGGGGGAGACGGACAGTGGTCCAAAAAAAACCCTCAAGCTATTTTCTATAGCTGCATTTTCGGGAACCGTGGCAACTCTTGTAAGCCACCCTTTGGATATTGTCAAGACCAATATCCAAACCCACAGCTTCAATCATAGCTTACTTGGTAAGGGTCAGATTTCGCCAGGAAGGATTGTCTCCAGTCTATTCCGAAGAAGGGGCTTCCAAAATTTCTATACTGGAGTGTTCCCAAGAATACTTAAGATAGTACCGTCTTGTGCGATTTCACTATCTTTGTTCGAACTTTGTAGGAAGTAG